The Alphaproteobacteria bacterium genomic interval CCTGGGTTCTGGGGCTCGCCGCGACGCGGGTCCAGCGGCCCCGGTGGCACTGCCAGTTATAGACGTCGGCCCACACCCGCATGCTGGTATTGATGATGACCCAGCAGCCGGCCCGCCGGATATAGCACTGGCGCTCATGGACCCGCGTGACGATCCGCTCGACGATGATCTCCTCCGCCTCGGCGTCGCAGTCGCCGCCCTCGCGGCCCGGCGCCGGCGATTCGAAGTCCGGCCACAGATCGTCCCAGTCGGTCTCATAGACCGAAGCGTCGGTGCCGCAGCTGATCTTCAGTTTGTTGGTGCGCGGGTCATACTCGATCATCCGCCCGTTCTGGTCGATCTCCGGGTTGGCCGGGTCCCAGTTCGACGGGTCTTTCGGCTGGCCGGCATCGGGATTGGCCTCGCTGCCGCCGCCCTGGGTCGGCCGGGTCTCGCCTTCGACCTCTATTCTGTCCCAACCGCCCGGCAGGCCCGCCGGCGGCTTTGGCCACGCGCCGTCGCCATTATATTGTCCACTGTTGGCTGGCATCCTGTCCCCCAATGGTTGGTGGTGCGGACCGGCCGTATCTGTGCGGCCGGGCCGTCAGAAGCTCTCAGTATACCGACAGGGGCCGCCACCGGCGCAAGTATCAGGCGATGGAAATATCGAGCCCGATATCCAGGCTCTTGGCTGAATGAGTCAGCCAGCCGAGCGAAATCAGATCAACGCCGGTCGCCGCTACTTCGGCCACCCGATCCGGGGTGATGCCACCGGAGGCCTCAAGCACGGCGCGGCCGGCGGTCTTCTCTACCGCCCGACGCAGTTGGTCCGGGCTCATGTTATCCAGCAGGATCGCCGGCACCTTGAGGGCCAGCGCCTCGTCCAGTTGCGCCAGGGTATCCACTTCCACTTCCAGCATGGCCATATGGCCTGCCGCCTGCCGCGCCGCTGCTACCGCCGCTGTGATGCCGCCGGCAACGGCGATGTGGTTGTCCTTGATCAGCAGCGCATCACCCAGACCGAAGCGATGATTGCCCGCACCGCCCATGCGCACTGCATATTTCTCCAGCGCGCGCAGGCCCGGTGTGGTCTTGCGCGTGCAGACCACCCGCGCGGCGGTGCCCGCACAGGCAGCCTGGGCGTCCCGCGCCGCGCTGGCGATGCCGCAGAGACGACTCAGCAGGTTCAGCGCCGTTCGCTCGCCGGTGAGGATGGCTCGCGCCCGGCCGGCCAGGGTGGCGATTGTTTCGCCGGCCTCAACGTCGCTGCCGTCGGTCGCATGGACTGTCGCGGCCAGGTCCGGGTCCAGCAAGCGAAAGGCGTAAAGCGCCGCCTCCAGCCCGGCCACCCGGCCCGGCGCGCGGGCGCGCAGCACGGCGTGTGCGGTCGCCGCGGC includes:
- the nadC gene encoding carboxylating nicotinate-nucleotide diphosphorylase; the encoded protein is MGRDTPAAPENRPQLYPLHYETVIRRALSEDLGEAGDRTTDSIIPAAATAHAVLRARAPGRVAGLEAALYAFRLLDPDLAATVHATDGSDVEAGETIATLAGRARAILTGERTALNLLSRLCGIASAARDAQAACAGTAARVVCTRKTTPGLRALEKYAVRMGGAGNHRFGLGDALLIKDNHIAVAGGITAAVAAARQAAGHMAMLEVEVDTLAQLDEALALKVPAILLDNMSPDQLRRAVEKTAGRAVLEASGGITPDRVAEVAATGVDLISLGWLTHSAKSLDIGLDISIA